A genomic segment from Nicotiana tabacum cultivar K326 chromosome 7, ASM71507v2, whole genome shotgun sequence encodes:
- the LOC107818880 gene encoding zinc finger CCCH domain-containing protein 48-like, with translation MGRLHPSQDHKQRTTKKLVVCKHWLAGNCNRFPCQFLHSRELVEPSWPKQQQQQYAKRFSDDHNPKKKKNYNNNTWRRSSTTTTTAAGGGGVVVTNNNKTEKVVCKYWVKEKCNYGNSCKYLHSWTTGNCFTLLAQLQGHEKVVTGIALPSGSDKLYSGSTDKTVRLWDCQYGTDAGVFNLDGEIGCMLTEGPWIFVGLPNFVKARHTQTGTVLSLNGPIGQVYALVFDDNNHMLFAGTEEGPILAWRFVNGSNFERAATLIGHTHHVVSLFAGAGNILYSGSMDKSIRVWSLETFQCLQVLTDHTSTVMSVLCWEDFLLSCSLDKTIKVWAANESGNLEVTYTHQEDSGVLTLCGVHDSEAKPVLLCSCSDNTVRVYDLPSFSERGRIFSKQAVRRIEIGPGGLLFTGGESGQVRVWKWLTDHQSSSTTTA, from the coding sequence ATGGGTCGTCTTCATCCTTCACAAGATCACAAACAACGTACTACTAAAAAATTAGTAGTATGTAAACATTGGTTGGCTGGCAATTGTAATAGGTTTCCCTGTCAATTTCTACATAGTAGAGAATTAGTGGAACCATCATGGCcaaagcagcagcagcagcaatatGCGAAGCGGTTTTCCGATGATCATaatccgaagaagaagaagaattacaACAATAATACATGGCGGAGGAGtagtactactactactactgcggCTGGTGGTGGTGGAGTAGTTGTGACGAATAATAATAAGACGGAGAAAGTTGTTTGTAAATATTGGGTTAAAGAGAAGTGTAACTATGGAAACAGCTGTAAGTATTTGCATTCTTGGACTACAGGGAATTGTTTCACATTGTTGGCGCAACTCCAAGGGCACGAAAAAGTTGTTACAGGTATTGCTCTGCCCTCAGGTTCCGATAAGCTTTATTCGGGGAGCACGGACAAGACTGTGCGATTGTGGGATTGTCAATATGGAACAGATGCAGGGGTCTTCAATTTAGATGGTGAAATTGGCTGTATGTTAACTGAAGGGCCGTGGATTTTTGTGGGGTTGCCTAATTTTGTCAAAGCAAGACACACTCAAACAGGAACTGTCCTTAGCCTTAATGGTCCAATTGGACAAGTCTATGCTCTTGTCTTTGATGACAATAATCATATGCTCTTTGCTGGTACAGAGGAGGGGCCGATATTAGCCTGGAGATTTGTTAATGGGAGTAATTTTGAACGAGCTGCAACATTGATAGGACACACACATCACGTGGTATCGCTGTTTGCTGGAGCGGGCAATATATTGTATTCGGGTTCCATGGACAAGTCAATAAGAGTATGGAGCCTTGAAACTTTTCAGTGTTTACAAGTCTTGACAGATCATACAAGTACAGTTATGTCTGTTCTTTGTTGGGAAGACTTCCTTTTATCGTGTTCGTTGGATAAAACGATCAAGGTCTGGGCTGCAAACGAGAGCGGGAATTTGGAGGTTACATATACCCATCAAGAGGACAGTGGTGTGCTGACTCTATGTGGTGTGCATGACTCAGAAGCAAAGCCTGTGTTGCTGTGCTCTTGCAGTGATAATACTGTTCGCGTTTATGATCTGCCTTCCTTTTCGGAGAGGGGGAGAATATTTTCTAAGCAGGCTGTCCGGCGCATCGAGATTGGTCCTGGTGGTTTATTGTTTACAGGTGGTGAATCAGGTCAGGTTAGAGTCTGGAAGTGGTTAACTGATCATCAATCCAGCAGTACAACTACAGCTTGA